Proteins encoded in a region of the Zea mays cultivar B73 chromosome 2, Zm-B73-REFERENCE-NAM-5.0, whole genome shotgun sequence genome:
- the LOC100285123 gene encoding phosphatidylinositol/phosphatidylcholine transfer protein SFH6 isoform X1, whose amino-acid sequence MSVSHADEHEISLCDPSSEDDRRRRKIGSLPLKAIHALRKKRARRRVTDFRFPAAISIEDVRDAEEERAVAAFRDRLAAHRLLPDKHDDYHMMLRFLKARKFDSDKAMQMWSEMLRWRKEFGTDTILEDFEFDELNDVLHYYPQGYHGVDREGRPVYIERLGKVDPNKLMQITSVDRYIKYHVQEFERAFRERFPACTLSAKRHIDSTTTILDVHGVGFKNFSKTARELVQRMQRIDSDYYPETLHQMYVVNAGSGFKLIWNSVKGFLDPKTSSKIHVLGSNYQSRLIEVIDSSELPKFLGGSCTCSEKGGCLRSNRGPWNDPVIMKLIHSMEGGSTREIKQVSDGDERSGSSLRAENLKGMLSDISNAESESDVDDVGLTVVQKSTDHSLLTPVHEEVKGSDTSIFCSSSSKHLLDTTPGAPQATPQMEMPIQLTCRKYFPTFGWLNNLGNAYISLHGTSAGRTLENLATGLITLLIRISSFFHLSVYRQERFIETVQPCAAAQEPEPQREEDMSACLRRLKKLESLCDHLMSKPPDMPKEKELVLMQSFDRIKSLEAELEATKNALQAAVEKQMELVETVEALQHQSTSVRRRFCCS is encoded by the exons ATGTCAG TGAGCCATGCCGACGAGCACGAGATATCTCTGTGCGACCCCAGCTCCGAGGACGACCGGCGGCGCCGGAAGATCGGGTCCCTGCCGCTCAAGGCTATCCACGCGCTACGGAAGAAGCGCGCCCGGCGTCGCGTCACTGACTTCCGGTTCCCCGCGGCCATCTCCATCGAGGACGTCCGCGACGCCGAAGAGGAGCGCGCCGTCGCCGCCTTCCGCGACCGTCTCGCCGCGCACCGCCTCCTCCCCGACAAGCACGACGACTACCACATGATGCTGAG GTTTCTTAAAGCAAGGAAGTTCGATTCCGACAAGGCAATGCAAATGTGGTCAGAGATGCTGAGGTGGAGGAAAGAGTTTGGTACCGACACAATCTTGGAG GACTTTGAGTTCGACGAGCTCAACGATGTACTCCACTACTATCCTCAGGGCTACCATGGCGTCGACCGTGAAGGCCGGCCCGTGTACATTGAGAGGCTCGGCAAAGTTGATCCGAACAAGCTCATGCAGATCACCTCGGTGGATCGCTACATCAAGTACCATGTGCAGGAGTTCGAGAGGGCCTTCAGGGAGAGGTTCCCTGCCTGCACACTGTCAGCCAAGAGGCACATTGACTCCACTACCACTATACTGGACGTCCATGGTGTG GGGTTCAAGAATTTCTCAAAGACCGCAAGGGAGCTTGTCCAACGTATGCAGAGAATAGACAGTGACTACTACCCTGAG ACGCTACATCAGATGTATGTTGTGAATGCAGGCAGTGGGTTTAAGTTGATCTGGAACAGTGTTAAGGGATTCCTAGACCCAAAAACTTCTTCCAAGATCCAT GTTCTTGGTTCCAACTACCAGAGCAGACTTATCGAAGTTATTGACTCAAG TGAATTGCCAAAATTTCTTGGCGGATCATGCACATGCAGTGAGAAGGGTGGTTGCCTCAGGTCTAACAGGGGTCCATGGAATGACCCTGTCATCATGAAG CTAATACACAGTATGGAAGGTGGTAGTACTAGAGAAATAAAGCAAGTTTCTGACGGGGACGAAAGAAGTGGCTCTTCCCTAAGGGCAGAAAACCTGAAG GGCATGCTTAGTGACATATCAAATGCTGAATCTGAGTCGGATGTTGATGACGTTGGTTTAACAGTTGTCCAAAAGAGTACGGACCACAGTTTACTAACCCCAGTTCATGAAGAA GTCAAGGGGTCAGATACTTCGATATTTTGTAGTTCTAGCAGTAAGCATCTCCTAGATACAACTCCTGGAGCTCCTCAGGCCACCCCTCAAATGGAGATGCCCATTCAGTTGACTTGCCGTAAATATTTTCCTACCTTTGGGTGGCTAAATAATTTAG GGAATGCTTACATTAGTTTGCATGGTACATCCGCTGGAAGGACTCTGGAAAACCTTGCTACCGGACTGATCACACTCTTGATCAGGATATCATCTTTCTTCCACCTTTCCGTCTACCGGCAAGAAAGATTTATAGAAACCGTCCAACCCTGTGCCGCGGCACAGGAACCAGAACCTCAAAGGGAAGAGGACATGAGTGCTTGTTTACGACGCCTCAAGAAGCTCGAGTCACTGTGTGATCACCTCATGAGCAAACCTccggatatgccgaaggagaaaGAACTTGTATTGATGCAGTCCTTCGATCGGATAAAATCCCTCGAGGCTGAACTGGAGGCGACGAAAAAC GCGCTGCAGGCTGCGGTGGAAAagcagatggaactggtggagacGGTAGAAGCTCTGCAGCACCAATCGACCAGCGTTAGG AGGAGATTTTGCTGTTCATAG
- the LOC100285458 gene encoding photosystem I reaction center subunit V yields the protein MAATSTAAAVLSPPSVAGLRLAPSPGRARVSFRAAPAPARRSVAARAELSSALVISLSTGVSLFLGRFVFFNFQRENVAKQVPAQNGKTHFDAGDERAKEFAALLKSNDPVGFNLVDVLAWGSLGHIVAYYILATSSNGYDPNFF from the coding sequence ATGGCCGCCACATCGACCGCCGCCGCCGTGCTGTCCCCGCCGTCCGTGGCCGGGCTCCGCCTGGCGCCGTCTCCCGGCCGGGCGCGCGTGTCGTTCCgcgcggcgccggcgccggcgcggcGGTCCGTGGCGGCGCGCGCGGAGCTGAGCTCGGCGCTGGTGATCAGCCTGAGCACGGGCGTGTCGCTCTTCCTGGGCCGCTTCGTCTTCTTCAACTTCCAGCGGGAGAACGTGGCGAAGCAGGTGCCCGCGCAGAACGGCAAGACGCACTTCGACGCCGGCGACGAGCGCGCCAAGGAGTTCGCGGCCCTGCTCAAGTCCAACGACCCCGTGGGCTTCAACCTCGTCGACGTCCTCGCCTGGGGCTCGCTCGGCCACATCGTCGCCTACTACATCCTCGCCACCTCCAGCAACGGATACGACCCCAACTTCTTCTGA